In Styela clava chromosome 14, kaStyClav1.hap1.2, whole genome shotgun sequence, the following are encoded in one genomic region:
- the LOC120340743 gene encoding uncharacterized protein LOC120340743 isoform X3 — MSSLGDIARPTSRVLRPPGGGSSNIFGETDNSSTKKSPNAKPTYQSSVFSSGLEPEKPKSATRPDRMSSNIFGTDNNDNQTSTNAKKVSKTHQSSLFQEPEPLSEEKKKEGSRSDPITGGILGHNQPNQEQIPKENSGAKANEGKKTSDPAADVKNVKNLNPHLGPVINTSGVRCAQPPGGKSSISFS, encoded by the exons ATGAGCTCTCTTGGCGACATCGCTAGACCAACATCCAG agtTCTCCGACCTCCTGGAGGTGGATCGAGCAATATATTTGGAGAGACTGACAACAGTTCAACTAAGAAAAGTCCAAACGCTAAACCAACTTATCAAAGTTCTGTATTCAGCAGTGGTCTAGAACCTGAGAAGCCGAAATCTGCCACCCGTCCCG ATCGTATGTCTAGTAATATATTCGGCACAGACAACAATGACAACCAAACCTCTACAAACGCGAAAAAAGTAAGCAAAACGCACCAATCGTCTCTGTTTCAAGAGCCTGAACCTTTAAGTGAAGAGAAGAAAAAAG AGGGATCGCGGTCGGATCCGATCACAGGAGGGATATTGGGCCATAATCAGCCTAACCAAGAGCAGATCCCAAAGGAAAATAGCGGAGCTAAAGCAAACGAAGGAAAGAAAACAAGCGACCCCGCTGCTGATGTGAAGAACGTAAAAAATCTGAATCCACATCTAGGTCCTGTGATTAACACGTCTGGGGTACGTTGTGCTCAGCCTCCGGGAGGAAAATCGTCCATCAGTTTTAGTTAG
- the LOC120340743 gene encoding uncharacterized protein LOC120340743 isoform X1 — translation MSSLGDIARPTSRVLRPPGGGSSNIFGETDNSSTKKSPNAKPTYQSSVFSSGLEPEKPKSATRPDRMSSNIFGTDNNDNQTSTNAKKVSKTHQSSLFQEPEPLSEEKKKAAMKNNISNIPMFNANSPEEAKSPIRRPVTAPTHMPQGSSLNLFSTMNHATDNKPGPGEKTITRTGYKPANANLRSSVFNLQKEKERIGRQHYPQFSFKPTLMDIPDMPRVKTKPLHRNEMSSLFPVNDFVQIKNDCQKRPMSATYRSKIFSSSGGLEPHRSRPFHRNEISSVFAQGQVINNEVRPVSDTYQSHVFQDQDNASDERFERDIFSADGSMVCLTKQKSVHNMSDTQSFMSSYSEIAQPPQQLWSTADYSLVGCPRRAQCSNSKKMSESSLFKEEQQGYTPPLWSSDHNMSSCKSVHSAVSNDTYKSTVFSPDHKSTWRANNCYPNDESESTVNDESLSPSIANDMINTAEYSIPNCPESVINDTCDAVSSASINSTLDYNFKN, via the exons ATGAGCTCTCTTGGCGACATCGCTAGACCAACATCCAG agtTCTCCGACCTCCTGGAGGTGGATCGAGCAATATATTTGGAGAGACTGACAACAGTTCAACTAAGAAAAGTCCAAACGCTAAACCAACTTATCAAAGTTCTGTATTCAGCAGTGGTCTAGAACCTGAGAAGCCGAAATCTGCCACCCGTCCCG ATCGTATGTCTAGTAATATATTCGGCACAGACAACAATGACAACCAAACCTCTACAAACGCGAAAAAAGTAAGCAAAACGCACCAATCGTCTCTGTTTCAAGAGCCTGAACCTTTAAGTGAAGAGAAGAAAAAAG CTGctatgaaaaataatatcagCAACATACCAATGTTTAATGCAAATTCTCCGGAGGAGGCAAAATCTCCTATTAGACGTCCAGTTACAGCGCCAACTCACATGCCACAGGGATCTTCCCTCAACTTATTTTCAACAATGAACCATGCTACAGATAACAAACCAGGGCCAGGAGAGAAGACTATAACACGTACAG GGTATAAGCCGGCCAATGCAAATCTCAGATCATCagtttttaatttacaaaaGGAGAAGGAAAGGATTGGCCGACAGCATTACCCTCAGTTTTCATTTAAACCGACATTGATGGATATTCCTGATATGCCGAGAGTTAAGACAAAACCCCTACATAGAAATGAGATGTCTTCTCTCTTTCCAGTCAATGACTTTGTTCAGATTAAAAATGATTGTCAGAAAAGACCTATGAGTGCTACCTATCGTTCAAAGATATTTAGCAGTTCAGGGGGTCTGGAACCCCACAGATCCAGACCTTTTCACAGAAATGAGATATCCTCAGTATTTGCACAAGGCCAAGTGATAAATAATGAAGTAAGGCCAGTTAGCGACACTTATCAATCACATGTATTTCAAGATCAAGACAATGCTAGCGATGAAAGATTTGAGCGAGACATATTCTCAGCAGATGGTAGCATGGTTTGTCTTACAAAACAGAAGTCAGTCCACAATATGAGCGATACACAGTCATTTATGTCAAGCTACAGTGAAATAGCTCAGCCGCCGCAACAACTTTGGTCTACGGCAGATTACAGTTTGGTGGGCTGCCCACGTCGAGCACAATGTTCTAATTCGAAAAAGATGTCAGAATCGTCACTTTTCAAAGAAGAGCAGCAAGGTTACACCCCACCTCTATGGTCCTCCGATCATAACATGTCATCATGCAAATCAGTGCATAGTGCAGTTTCCAATGATACTTATAAATCAACAGTGTTTTCCCCAGATCACAAAAGCACCTGGCGTGCCAATAATTGTTATCCCAATGATGAATCGGAAAGCACTGTGAATGATGAATCCTTATCTCCTAGTATTGCTAATGATATGATAAATACAGCTGAATATTCAATACCAAATTGCCCAGAAAGTGTTATAAATGATACTTGCGATGCAGTTTCTTCCGCGTCAATCAATTCAACTCtagattataattttaaaaattga
- the LOC120340743 gene encoding uncharacterized protein LOC120340743 isoform X2 — protein sequence MSSLGDIARPTSRVLRPPGGGSSNIFGETDNSSTKKSPNAKPTYQSSVFSSGLEPEKPKSATRPDRMSSNIFGTDNNDNQTSTNAKKVSKTHQSSLFQEPEPLSEEKKKAAMKNNISNIPMFNANSPEEAKSPIRRPVTAPTHMPQGSSLNLFSTMNHATDNKPGPGEKTITRTVYSRRSTSSIFSLNTDVESDVSPSFRRKFGRHLRSSIFQPPEEVTATISKVRRNPITGEGIEIPQIVRGRRPAFCQSGNGVELHKPRLGPVKNVTGMRCYKLHSAGGRSTFGGCETSPRP from the exons ATGAGCTCTCTTGGCGACATCGCTAGACCAACATCCAG agtTCTCCGACCTCCTGGAGGTGGATCGAGCAATATATTTGGAGAGACTGACAACAGTTCAACTAAGAAAAGTCCAAACGCTAAACCAACTTATCAAAGTTCTGTATTCAGCAGTGGTCTAGAACCTGAGAAGCCGAAATCTGCCACCCGTCCCG ATCGTATGTCTAGTAATATATTCGGCACAGACAACAATGACAACCAAACCTCTACAAACGCGAAAAAAGTAAGCAAAACGCACCAATCGTCTCTGTTTCAAGAGCCTGAACCTTTAAGTGAAGAGAAGAAAAAAG CTGctatgaaaaataatatcagCAACATACCAATGTTTAATGCAAATTCTCCGGAGGAGGCAAAATCTCCTATTAGACGTCCAGTTACAGCGCCAACTCACATGCCACAGGGATCTTCCCTCAACTTATTTTCAACAATGAACCATGCTACAGATAACAAACCAGGGCCAGGAGAGAAGACTATAACACGTACAG TTTACTCGAGAAGATCGACAAGCTCCATATTTTCATTGAACACTGATGTCGAATCCGATGTTTCACCCTCATTTCGACGAAAATTCGGCAGACACCTACGATCTTCGATTTTTCAGCCACCGGAGGAAG TAACTGCAACGATATCGAAAGTTCGCCGTAATCCAATTACTGGAGAAGGAATTGAAATTCCGCAGATTGTTAGAGGACGTCGACCAGCTTTCTGCCAGTCCGGAAATGGCGTGGAATTGCATAAGCCTAGACTGGGGCCAGTGAAAAATGTTACTGGAATGCGGTGCTACAAATTGCATTCGGCTGGCGGAAGATCCACTTTTGGGGGTTGCGAAACTTCACCAAGGCCTTAA